Proteins found in one Candidatus Nomurabacteria bacterium genomic segment:
- the rpsN gene encoding 30S ribosomal protein S14, whose product MAKKSIVLRDQKRQAMHAKYAAKRAELKKLGDYEGLHRLPRNSSPTRLKNRCSETGRPRAYMRQFGLSRLSFREHASKGEIPGVTKSSW is encoded by the coding sequence ATGGCAAAGAAATCAATTGTTTTACGTGATCAAAAACGACAGGCAATGCATGCTAAATACGCTGCAAAACGAGCTGAGCTTAAGAAACTAGGTGATTACGAAGGACTCCATAGATTACCACGAAACAGTAGTCCAACACGCCTTAAGAATCGCTGTAGCGAGACCGGTCGTCCTCGTGCCTATATGCGCCAATTTGGCTTATCTAGATTAAGTTTTAGAGAGCACGCAAGCAAGGGAGAAATCCCAGGTGTAACTAAATCAAGCTGGTAA
- the rplO gene encoding 50S ribosomal protein L15: protein MQYHELSVEKRKTAKRVGRGISAGQGKTAGRGTKGQSSRTGGKRRPGFEGGQTPLMMRIPKLRGFTSHRMKAENVYTGQLDTLKGEINNYTLFAAGLVSSPYVKVKLVTKGELTKSVDVHLQAASNSAIAAIEKAGGSFKVVGRPMRESKKTKS, encoded by the coding sequence ATGCAGTATCATGAATTATCAGTAGAAAAGCGTAAAACAGCCAAGCGAGTTGGACGTGGTATTTCTGCTGGGCAAGGAAAGACAGCAGGACGGGGCACAAAAGGTCAGAGTTCACGAACAGGCGGTAAGCGACGACCAGGTTTTGAAGGTGGTCAAACACCTTTAATGATGAGAATTCCAAAACTTCGTGGGTTTACGAGTCATCGCATGAAAGCCGAAAACGTCTATACAGGTCAACTCGACACCCTAAAGGGAGAAATCAATAACTATACCTTATTTGCAGCTGGTCTGGTATCGAGTCCATATGTGAAAGTAAAGCTCGTTACTAAAGGTGAGCTTACAAAAAGCGTAGACGTGCACTTACAAGCTGCTTCGAACTCAGCTATTGCGGCAATTGAAAAAGCCGGTGGTAGTTTTAAAGTCGTTGGCCGGCCGATGCGTGAGTCTAAAAAGACCAAAAGCTAA
- the secY gene encoding preprotein translocase subunit SecY: protein MNWRIIFKSFGSPDMRKRILAVLGVLIIFRFLAQIPIPLAEPATLKQVLESAFSQTSGSQLLGFLNILSGGALANFSIMLVGLGPYINASIITQLLTKAIPKMEALNKEGEYGRKKIQQWTRLLTLPLAIVQSIGTIFLVRQTAASFGGLGDLVSQASLSQWVLMVTVLTASAMLLMFLGEQITEQGIGNGISLVITVGILASLPGIIGNLLGSVIQDGASFAIFGKFDFPINSAALWVTLGIVVVTVLVTVFVVYLNEAQRRITVNYAKRLQGNRVYGGVTTTLPLRLITAGVIPIIFALAFLALPEFVGRLLSQNATGAMQQLGENLVTWFQVPTAASLSSGGWIAWLYPIAYFLLVFMFTFFYTSVVFNAKEISENLQKQGGFIDGVRPGAQTEKYLMGTVNKLTLYGALALGFLAIMPIFGQAILGTDQIAIGGTSILILVSVALETLRQIESRALMVTYDDYTIDISQDGQKTGGKKRFSLKRKKKL from the coding sequence ATGAATTGGCGAATAATTTTCAAATCATTTGGTAGTCCAGATATGCGCAAGCGTATTCTTGCAGTGCTTGGTGTTCTTATTATATTTAGGTTTTTGGCACAAATTCCTATACCACTTGCAGAGCCCGCTACATTAAAACAAGTATTAGAAAGTGCTTTCAGCCAAACGTCAGGTTCGCAACTGCTTGGCTTTTTAAATATTCTTAGCGGTGGCGCACTGGCTAACTTTTCTATCATGCTCGTTGGGCTGGGCCCATACATTAACGCGAGTATTATTACGCAACTTCTTACTAAGGCGATTCCAAAAATGGAAGCGCTCAATAAAGAAGGAGAATACGGCCGAAAGAAAATACAGCAATGGACACGCTTACTTACATTACCACTGGCGATTGTACAATCTATAGGAACAATATTTTTGGTACGACAAACAGCAGCCAGCTTTGGTGGTTTGGGCGATCTTGTTTCACAAGCCAGCCTTAGCCAGTGGGTACTTATGGTAACAGTACTAACAGCTTCGGCAATGCTCCTTATGTTCCTTGGTGAACAAATTACTGAACAAGGTATAGGTAACGGTATTTCACTAGTAATTACCGTGGGTATTCTTGCATCCTTACCTGGTATTATTGGTAACTTGCTGGGTTCCGTCATACAAGATGGCGCTAGTTTTGCGATATTTGGTAAATTTGATTTTCCAATAAATAGTGCCGCACTGTGGGTGACGCTGGGAATTGTAGTGGTTACCGTTCTCGTGACTGTATTTGTTGTCTATCTAAACGAAGCTCAACGGCGCATTACCGTAAATTACGCGAAACGCTTACAAGGCAACCGTGTGTACGGCGGTGTAACAACGACGTTACCACTACGCCTTATTACTGCAGGTGTTATCCCTATAATCTTTGCTCTCGCATTTTTGGCTCTACCAGAATTCGTCGGTAGACTGCTAAGCCAAAACGCTACTGGCGCCATGCAGCAATTAGGCGAGAATCTTGTTACCTGGTTCCAGGTGCCTACTGCAGCGAGTTTGTCTAGCGGAGGCTGGATAGCGTGGCTATACCCAATAGCTTATTTCTTGCTGGTGTTTATGTTTACATTCTTTTATACATCTGTCGTGTTTAACGCCAAAGAAATATCAGAAAATCTCCAAAAACAAGGTGGCTTTATTGATGGTGTACGCCCAGGGGCGCAAACAGAAAAATATCTTATGGGTACCGTTAACAAGCTTACCCTGTATGGAGCATTAGCACTTGGGTTCTTAGCAATTATGCCAATTTTTGGACAAGCTATACTAGGTACAGATCAAATTGCAATTGGTGGTACGAGTATCCTCATCTTGGTATCAGTTGCACTAGAAACGCTCCGCCAAATAGAATCACGCGCCCTGATGGTAACCTACGACGATTACACGATAGATATTAGCCAAGATGGCCAAAAAACTGGTGGTAAAAAACGATTTTCGCTTAAACGTAAAAAGAAGTTGTAA
- a CDS encoding rRNA methyltransferase, whose product MMNDNIDPQLAQNGDPRNVQDTYKNWKLEAIKNDLQAKAFGVHVAIENYQHDYNIGTIVRSANAFNVAGVHIIGKRHWNRRGAMATEKYLQLYHHPTVVDFINWVAPTTLVIIGIDNIANSIPLHQANIPENAILVFGQEGPGLSVEMQSYCKRIIAIEQFGSTRSINVGVAAGIVLYEWVRRHHITM is encoded by the coding sequence ATGATGAATGATAATATAGATCCGCAGTTAGCGCAAAATGGTGATCCGCGAAATGTACAAGATACATATAAAAACTGGAAACTAGAAGCCATTAAAAATGACTTACAAGCCAAGGCTTTTGGTGTGCATGTGGCAATAGAAAATTACCAACACGATTATAACATTGGTACAATTGTTCGCAGTGCTAATGCTTTTAATGTAGCTGGTGTACATATTATTGGCAAACGACATTGGAATCGGCGGGGCGCTATGGCTACAGAAAAATACTTACAGCTATACCACCACCCAACAGTTGTAGATTTTATTAACTGGGTAGCGCCAACGACATTAGTCATTATTGGCATTGATAATATTGCTAATAGCATACCGCTACATCAAGCAAATATTCCAGAAAATGCCATATTAGTGTTTGGTCAAGAAGGTCCTGGTTTATCGGTAGAAATGCAATCTTATTGCAAACGTATTATTGCGATAGAACAGTTTGGTTCAACGCGCTCAATTAACGTTGGCGTGGCGGCGGGTATAGTGTTGTATGAGTGGGTACGGCGCCACCATATTACGATGTAG
- the rplE gene encoding 50S ribosomal protein L5 — translation MVKTKQPTNARLKVQYNTTYRAELRTELGLSNINQVPKLEKIVVNVGLGRAKDDKKLMEVATNTLIRITGQKPIQTTAKKSIASFKLREGNKIGLKVTLRGEMMYEFLDRVVNIVLPRLRDFHGVSAGAFDKTGNYSLGIKDQSVFPELNFEETTTIHGLQINFVFSNVTSVNQSKALLAKFGMPFEKERKA, via the coding sequence ATGGTTAAGACAAAACAACCTACCAACGCACGTCTAAAGGTCCAATATAATACGACATACCGTGCAGAACTACGTACAGAACTTGGTTTATCTAATATAAATCAGGTTCCTAAGCTAGAAAAAATTGTTGTAAATGTCGGCTTGGGTCGCGCTAAAGATGATAAAAAGCTGATGGAAGTAGCAACCAACACACTTATCCGCATTACCGGACAAAAACCTATTCAAACAACTGCTAAAAAGAGTATCGCTAGCTTTAAGCTACGCGAAGGTAACAAAATAGGACTAAAAGTCACGTTACGCGGCGAAATGATGTATGAGTTTCTTGATCGTGTTGTCAATATTGTGTTACCACGGTTACGGGACTTTCATGGTGTTTCTGCAGGAGCATTTGATAAAACAGGAAATTACAGCCTCGGTATAAAAGATCAATCGGTCTTTCCAGAATTAAATTTCGAAGAAACAACGACCATACATGGACTACAAATCAATTTTGTCTTTAGTAATGTAACATCTGTAAATCAAAGTAAGGCATTGCTCGCTAAATTCGGCATGCCGTTCGAGAAAGAAAGGAAAGCGTAA
- the rplP gene encoding 50S ribosomal protein L16 has protein sequence MLLPKKMKHRKEFKGKIRGHATRGNYIAHGDYAIQSLGHDRITSRQIESARQAMTRYIKRGGKIWIRIFPQTPVTRKPQDVKMGSGKGSPEFFAAKVKPGTVLFEMQGVTEETAREAMRLAAHKLPVKTKFIIRGEES, from the coding sequence ATGTTACTTCCTAAGAAAATGAAGCACCGCAAAGAATTTAAGGGCAAAATACGCGGTCATGCGACAAGAGGTAATTATATTGCCCACGGTGACTATGCGATTCAATCTTTAGGTCATGATCGAATTACCAGCCGACAAATTGAATCTGCTCGTCAAGCGATGACCCGTTATATCAAACGTGGTGGAAAAATTTGGATACGTATATTCCCACAAACACCCGTTACACGTAAACCGCAAGACGTAAAAATGGGTAGCGGTAAAGGTTCACCAGAATTTTTTGCAGCTAAAGTTAAGCCCGGTACAGTTTTATTTGAAATGCAAGGCGTAACAGAAGAGACAGCACGTGAAGCTATGCGTTTAGCGGCTCACAAACTTCCTGTCAAGACCAAATTTATAATACGTGGAGAGGAGTCTTAA
- the rpmC gene encoding 50S ribosomal protein L29 — MADKKATKKVPSKAAKKDTKDTLKKVDFKKMSEAELSKAIEALREDLVTLKRGTVMGEVQNVHAYGDRRKELARALTARNTAREVK, encoded by the coding sequence ATGGCAGACAAGAAAGCTACAAAAAAAGTACCATCAAAAGCAGCCAAGAAAGACACGAAAGATACTCTCAAAAAGGTAGATTTTAAAAAAATGAGTGAAGCAGAGCTGTCAAAAGCGATTGAAGCGCTTCGTGAAGATCTTGTAACACTTAAACGTGGCACTGTTATGGGTGAAGTACAAAATGTACACGCTTATGGCGACCGCCGCAAAGAGCTGGCACGTGCATTGACTGCGCGAAACACCGCAAGGGAGGTTAAGTAA
- the rpsK gene encoding 30S ribosomal protein S11 produces MAELSTAAKKKKGKRSIPHGQVHISATFNNTIVSVTDSKGGLLTAASAGACGFRGSKKGTAYAAQVAAEKAIVAAKQLHGLGKADVYVKGIGQGRDAAVRALSANDVAVETIVDVTGVPHGGCRPRKARRV; encoded by the coding sequence ATGGCTGAATTATCGACTGCTGCCAAGAAGAAGAAGGGCAAACGAAGCATCCCGCACGGTCAAGTGCATATCAGTGCGACGTTTAATAATACTATTGTATCTGTCACAGATTCTAAGGGCGGTTTGTTAACGGCTGCAAGCGCAGGAGCTTGTGGTTTTAGAGGAAGTAAAAAAGGCACTGCCTATGCTGCACAAGTAGCAGCAGAAAAAGCGATTGTCGCTGCAAAGCAGCTTCATGGTTTAGGCAAAGCTGATGTATATGTAAAAGGCATAGGACAAGGACGTGATGCCGCGGTGCGTGCTTTATCTGCAAATGATGTTGCAGTAGAAACCATCGTAGATGTAACAGGTGTTCCACATGGCGGTTGTCGTCCACGTAAGGCCAGGAGAGTATAG
- the rpsC gene encoding 30S ribosomal protein S3 encodes MGQKVNPISMRLQVNKNWRSKWFAPKREYAHYLAQDLAVRRYVAKKFTNRSAINTVDIERSPNLVTVTIQTAKAGVVIGRGGAGAQELKAEFERIFGTTVRVNIEELKKPELYAKLVAENIANQLERRIAFRRAMKSSAAATMRAGAKGVRIEVAGRLNGAEMSRREKLINGSVPLHTLRADIDYGYERAHTPAGIIGVKVWIYKGEAK; translated from the coding sequence ATGGGCCAAAAAGTTAATCCAATTAGTATGCGCCTTCAGGTCAATAAAAACTGGCGTAGTAAATGGTTCGCACCAAAACGCGAATATGCTCATTATCTTGCACAAGATCTTGCAGTGCGCAGATATGTAGCAAAAAAGTTTACTAATCGTAGCGCTATTAACACGGTAGATATAGAGCGCTCACCTAATCTCGTTACTGTTACTATTCAAACAGCAAAAGCTGGTGTTGTTATTGGCCGCGGAGGTGCAGGTGCACAAGAACTCAAGGCCGAATTTGAACGCATATTTGGCACGACAGTGCGAGTAAATATAGAAGAACTTAAAAAACCCGAACTTTACGCTAAATTAGTCGCAGAAAACATTGCGAATCAGCTCGAGCGACGAATTGCTTTTCGGCGAGCTATGAAAAGCTCTGCAGCTGCCACTATGCGAGCAGGGGCGAAAGGCGTGCGTATTGAAGTAGCTGGTCGTCTTAATGGTGCAGAAATGTCACGCCGTGAAAAACTTATTAACGGCAGTGTGCCACTTCACACACTACGCGCAGACATCGACTATGGATATGAACGAGCACATACACCGGCTGGAATTATTGGCGTTAAGGTGTGGATATATAAAGGGGAGGCCAAGTAA
- the rpsE gene encoding 30S ribosomal protein S5 translates to MNNTATKPRRDTRGPREQEEKQFEERVVSIDRVARVVKGGRRFRFRALVVIGDKKGQVGIGIAKGADVQAAVSKAVDMAKKRLVTVPIFNGTLPHEAQAKVAGANIFVKPASPGTGLIAGGVVRTVLEIAGYSNALSKSLGSSNKINSAYATIAALQSISPSSEWVVQPVAKKPKAGK, encoded by the coding sequence ATGAATAATACAGCAACAAAACCACGCAGAGACACACGTGGACCAAGAGAACAAGAAGAAAAGCAATTTGAAGAGCGTGTAGTAAGTATTGACCGCGTTGCTCGAGTCGTTAAAGGCGGAAGACGATTTCGTTTTCGAGCACTCGTTGTCATTGGTGATAAAAAGGGACAAGTAGGCATAGGTATAGCAAAGGGAGCAGATGTACAAGCAGCTGTTTCAAAAGCGGTCGACATGGCTAAGAAACGACTCGTTACGGTGCCGATATTTAATGGCACATTACCACACGAAGCACAGGCAAAGGTTGCTGGCGCAAATATATTTGTTAAGCCAGCCAGCCCAGGTACCGGACTTATTGCAGGTGGTGTAGTACGTACTGTCTTAGAGATAGCAGGCTATAGCAATGCTTTGTCTAAGTCGCTTGGATCGTCAAATAAAATCAATTCCGCTTATGCAACAATTGCCGCCTTACAATCTATTTCACCAAGCAGTGAATGGGTTGTCCAGCCTGTGGCAAAAAAGCCAAAAGCAGGAAAGTAG
- the rplF gene encoding 50S ribosomal protein L6, whose translation MSRVGKLPIQIPSGVTITVDDAAITVNGPKGTLSQFTVPGISVEQNNGEILVKRENDLAENRARHGLMRSLIHNMVVGVTQGFSKKLEINGVGYRANMEGAKLKMQLGFSHDIYYTAPQGVQLAVEQNTITVSGISKQQVGQAAAEIRAFKKPEPYKGKGIKYSDERILRKSGKSGKD comes from the coding sequence ATGAGTCGAGTAGGAAAACTACCCATACAAATACCCAGCGGTGTGACAATCACTGTCGACGATGCTGCCATTACGGTCAATGGACCAAAAGGCACGTTATCTCAGTTTACAGTCCCTGGTATATCAGTAGAACAAAATAATGGCGAAATATTAGTGAAGCGCGAAAATGATTTAGCAGAGAATAGGGCTCGTCATGGCCTTATGCGGTCATTAATACACAATATGGTTGTTGGCGTTACACAAGGTTTTAGTAAAAAGCTAGAAATAAATGGCGTTGGTTATCGTGCGAACATGGAAGGCGCTAAATTAAAAATGCAACTCGGATTTAGCCACGATATATACTATACAGCACCACAAGGTGTCCAGTTAGCTGTGGAACAAAATACTATTACGGTAAGCGGCATTAGCAAGCAGCAAGTAGGCCAAGCCGCAGCAGAAATTAGAGCGTTTAAAAAGCCAGAACCATACAAGGGCAAAGGCATTAAATATAGTGATGAACGCATTTTACGTAAGAGCGGAAAGTCAGGAAAGGACTAA
- a CDS encoding thioredoxin domain-containing protein: protein MKNNFVYVFMAIIVGGVFLYVLNISSSNSLEADQMNNRDLSQFTQGNLDAPVKVTQYSDFLCPSCSQVSLGIVPKIIEKYVTTGNVYYTFVPMAFIAPGSQLAAEGAFCAAKQDKFWEYHDVAYQAVWEDYFSKGVDPSRVPLYSEAGVKQLGQLAQVDTDSFNSCIDNRVEKATVMAITQDAQNNGVQGTPYFVVNDTPIKGVPSFEILDAAISTKL from the coding sequence GTGAAAAATAATTTTGTATACGTATTTATGGCAATTATTGTAGGCGGGGTATTTCTATATGTTCTGAATATCTCTAGTAGCAACAGCCTAGAAGCTGATCAGATGAATAATCGTGATTTGTCACAATTCACCCAAGGCAATCTAGATGCACCTGTTAAAGTGACCCAATATTCAGATTTTCTGTGCCCATCTTGTTCGCAAGTAAGTCTGGGGATAGTGCCAAAAATAATAGAAAAGTACGTTACGACAGGTAACGTATACTACACGTTTGTGCCAATGGCATTTATTGCTCCGGGTTCTCAGTTGGCAGCTGAAGGTGCTTTTTGCGCAGCCAAACAAGACAAATTTTGGGAGTATCACGATGTGGCATATCAAGCTGTCTGGGAAGACTACTTTAGTAAAGGTGTAGATCCATCTCGGGTACCACTTTATAGTGAAGCAGGGGTAAAGCAACTCGGCCAACTCGCTCAAGTAGACACAGATAGTTTTAATAGTTGTATAGATAACAGGGTTGAAAAGGCTACTGTTATGGCGATAACGCAAGACGCGCAGAACAATGGTGTTCAAGGTACACCGTATTTTGTTGTTAATGACACTCCCATCAAGGGTGTACCCAGCTTTGAAATATTAGACGCTGCAATTAGCACTAAGTTATAA
- the rpsQ gene encoding 30S ribosomal protein S17: MAHTITGRVSSDKTDKTIVVSVVTRKTHPIYKKQYSVTTKFMAHDEDNQAKEGDLVSITEHRPISKRKRWTLVSVLETAQTKHIEPEVQEEA; encoded by the coding sequence ATGGCTCACACAATTACAGGTCGTGTTAGTTCCGACAAAACCGACAAAACAATTGTCGTGAGTGTCGTAACACGCAAGACACATCCAATCTATAAAAAGCAGTATTCTGTGACGACTAAGTTTATGGCACACGATGAAGATAACCAAGCAAAAGAAGGCGACCTTGTTTCTATCACTGAGCATCGTCCTATTTCTAAGCGTAAGCGATGGACTCTGGTGAGTGTTCTAGAAACTGCACAAACAAAGCATATCGAACCAGAAGTTCAGGAGGAAGCGTAG
- the rpsM gene encoding 30S ribosomal protein S13: MARLSGVTIPTEKQIGVALTYVHGIGPKSAQDILAKAKVDTTTRVKNLTDAETTRIQDVINESYLVEGELQRTVVSNIKRLKEIKSYRGLRHSANLPSRGQRTKTNARTRRGKKTTVGGTAKKVASKT, encoded by the coding sequence ATGGCACGATTAAGTGGTGTAACTATTCCAACTGAAAAGCAAATAGGAGTTGCATTGACGTATGTCCACGGAATTGGACCTAAGTCAGCGCAAGATATCCTTGCAAAAGCCAAGGTCGATACAACGACTCGCGTCAAAAATTTAACAGACGCTGAGACGACACGAATTCAAGATGTTATTAACGAAAGCTACCTTGTTGAAGGTGAGTTGCAACGTACAGTTGTTTCTAATATCAAACGATTAAAAGAGATTAAATCATACCGTGGCTTACGCCATAGTGCTAATCTCCCTAGTCGTGGGCAACGCACTAAAACAAATGCACGTACTCGTCGTGGTAAAAAGACTACTGTCGGTGGTACTGCAAAAAAGGTAGCATCTAAAACGTAA
- the rpmJ gene encoding 50S ribosomal protein L36, protein MKVRASVKKISPDDILVRRKGRLYVINKNKPKHKQRQG, encoded by the coding sequence ATGAAAGTGCGTGCAAGTGTAAAGAAAATCAGTCCCGATGACATTTTGGTACGTCGTAAAGGCCGCCTGTATGTTATCAATAAAAACAAGCCAAAGCACAAGCAGAGGCAAGGGTAG
- the rpsS gene encoding 30S ribosomal protein S19 → MSRSLKKGPFVDPKLAKKVAALGSEDRTIIKTWARSSTVSPDFVGKTIAVHNGRVHVPVFITENMVGHKLGEFAPTRKFRSHGGKLAKK, encoded by the coding sequence ATGAGTCGTTCATTAAAGAAAGGACCATTTGTAGATCCTAAGCTTGCTAAGAAAGTGGCGGCTTTAGGCTCAGAAGATCGCACCATTATTAAAACGTGGGCTAGATCTTCGACAGTTTCACCAGACTTTGTCGGTAAAACAATTGCAGTACACAACGGTCGAGTGCATGTACCTGTATTCATAACAGAAAATATGGTTGGACATAAGCTAGGCGAATTTGCCCCAACTCGTAAGTTCCGCAGCCATGGCGGTAAATTGGCAAAGAAGTAG
- the rplV gene encoding 50S ribosomal protein L22, which produces MNVQAVAKGVRMSPRKVGVVAALVRGRTVADAMVILDHTPRRSADPVYKAVASAKANAEHNHNLKPDTLKIVEISVSPGPRLKRYRPAARGRALPFQRRTSHIRVVVTGDERVAKKTAAKPATKKEAK; this is translated from the coding sequence ATGAATGTACAAGCAGTCGCAAAAGGTGTTCGTATGAGTCCCCGCAAAGTCGGAGTTGTAGCCGCTTTAGTACGCGGTCGCACAGTTGCAGATGCGATGGTTATTTTGGACCATACTCCTCGCCGTTCAGCCGATCCGGTATATAAAGCCGTAGCAAGTGCTAAAGCTAACGCAGAACATAATCATAATCTTAAACCCGATACTCTTAAAATAGTAGAGATTAGCGTATCGCCAGGACCACGCCTAAAACGATATCGACCTGCAGCAAGGGGACGGGCTTTACCATTCCAGCGTCGAACGAGTCATATTCGTGTTGTCGTAACTGGTGATGAGCGAGTTGCAAAAAAGACAGCTGCCAAGCCAGCTACCAAAAAGGAGGCTAAGTAA
- the rplN gene encoding 50S ribosomal protein L14: protein MIQQESRLGVCDNSGAKEILCIRVLGGTRRRYARVGDVIVATVKQAAPNGNVKKKSVVRAVIVRTTNVIRRADGSTIRFDDNAAVIIDDDKQPKATRIFGPVPRELREQGYAKIISLAPEVL, encoded by the coding sequence ATGATTCAGCAAGAATCACGCCTTGGTGTCTGCGACAATAGTGGTGCAAAAGAAATTTTGTGCATCCGTGTTCTGGGTGGTACCAGACGACGCTACGCCCGAGTTGGCGACGTAATAGTAGCAACAGTCAAACAAGCAGCACCAAACGGAAATGTAAAGAAAAAAAGTGTCGTCCGGGCTGTTATTGTACGTACAACCAATGTCATACGACGCGCCGATGGTTCAACCATCCGCTTTGATGATAATGCAGCTGTTATTATTGATGACGATAAGCAACCCAAAGCAACACGCATATTCGGGCCAGTTCCACGCGAATTACGTGAACAAGGCTATGCGAAAATTATCAGTCTTGCACCGGAGGTCCTCTAA
- the rpsH gene encoding 30S ribosomal protein S8, whose translation MVSTDPIADMLTRIRNAVAVNKHQILVPFSKVKVTVLDVLKQSNFISSYEIIGEGIEKHIVVQINEPNTNSRITAIERISKPGRRVYSSVSEIPKVKYGRGIVVVSTSKGIMTGIEAKKAGLGGELICRVY comes from the coding sequence ATGGTATCAACAGACCCAATCGCAGATATGCTTACACGTATTCGGAACGCAGTAGCAGTTAACAAACATCAAATTCTCGTTCCTTTTAGCAAGGTTAAAGTTACGGTTCTTGATGTTCTTAAGCAAAGTAACTTCATTTCTAGCTACGAAATCATTGGTGAAGGTATAGAAAAACATATCGTGGTGCAAATAAACGAACCAAATACTAATTCACGCATTACGGCAATTGAGCGAATAAGTAAACCTGGCCGTCGTGTCTATTCATCTGTTTCAGAAATTCCTAAGGTTAAATATGGTCGTGGTATCGTCGTGGTATCAACGAGCAAAGGTATTATGACAGGTATAGAAGCAAAAAAAGCTGGCTTAGGTGGCGAATTAATCTGTAGAGTATATTAA
- the infA gene encoding translation initiation factor IF-1, whose product MASTKEVIELTGKIIEALPGTQFRVELENGHQIIANLAGKMRKNYIRLVPGDSVKVELTPYDLSKGRITYRLS is encoded by the coding sequence ATGGCAAGCACAAAAGAAGTAATCGAACTCACAGGCAAAATAATTGAGGCCCTCCCAGGCACTCAATTTAGAGTAGAGCTCGAAAACGGCCATCAGATTATAGCTAATTTGGCCGGGAAAATGAGGAAGAATTATATTCGCCTTGTACCCGGTGACAGCGTTAAGGTAGAATTGACTCCTTACGATCTCTCTAAGGGTCGGATAACCTATCGCTTATCGTAA
- a CDS encoding 50S ribosomal protein L18, with protein sequence MTHTIQKSKNLALRKARVRSVVHGTADRPRLTVTISNTHVSAQIIDDDAQKTLVAATTVGTTQKGTMTDKAVYIGTTIGKAAKKAKITKLAFDRNGKQYHGRIKALADAVRAEGLEF encoded by the coding sequence ATGACTCATACTATTCAAAAGTCTAAAAACCTTGCGTTACGTAAAGCTCGTGTACGATCAGTTGTCCACGGTACCGCAGACCGTCCGCGCTTAACGGTAACAATAAGTAATACTCATGTTAGTGCTCAAATTATAGACGATGACGCACAAAAAACGCTCGTCGCAGCAACTACAGTAGGGACAACCCAAAAAGGAACCATGACTGACAAAGCAGTATACATAGGAACAACTATTGGAAAAGCAGCCAAAAAGGCTAAAATTACGAAACTTGCTTTTGACAGAAACGGCAAACAATATCATGGACGTATTAAAGCCCTCGCGGATGCTGTACGTGCAGAAGGGTTGGAGTTTTAA
- the rplX gene encoding 50S ribosomal protein L24, whose protein sequence is MRLKKGDTVVVRSGKYKGQTGKVLATHPAENKVTVEGINIVKKHVKPNNKYPQGGIIELTKAIDVSKVGIQDPTTKKASRIAYSFDKSGKKTRIYASSKKEVK, encoded by the coding sequence ATCAGATTAAAAAAAGGCGACACAGTCGTTGTGCGCTCAGGCAAATACAAAGGGCAAACTGGTAAGGTACTTGCAACTCACCCAGCAGAGAATAAAGTTACTGTAGAGGGCATCAATATTGTAAAGAAACATGTTAAACCGAACAATAAATACCCTCAAGGCGGTATCATAGAGCTCACAAAGGCAATAGACGTATCCAAGGTTGGTATTCAAGATCCAACAACCAAAAAAGCTTCACGAATTGCCTATAGCTTTGATAAATCAGGCAAGAAAACCCGCATATATGCCTCATCCAAGAAGGAGGTGAAGTAA